The Penicillium digitatum chromosome 6, complete sequence genome has a window encoding:
- a CDS encoding Salicylate hydroxylase, putative has translation MTKPTITIIGGGIGGLALAAGLHLRKIPVQIYEAAPTFKEIGLGLSLGPAAYRAMPLIHPSIQHIYNSLITTHADSPGYEEYLQTWFELVWATGAQEGDVLMNLKALPSGQTALRRADFLHALVELIPADMVHFGKRLSTLVEKDEVIMLGFEDGEVVNAEVVVGCDGIRSRVKECMIPVESLSSKPVYSGMYGYRAVLEMGDMIEAVGEKRARVATVYVGRGAYAISYPIMRARLVNIGIYILNAEDWEYESWVRPASSEDMERDTRDMGRYVKALVERIPDSSQWAIFEHPHISTYAQSKVAILGDAAHASTPHQGAGAGQAIEDAHVLAELLSDSRVSSVDDVVAAFKAYDDIRRPRSQRVVTSSKENADIFCLCFDGVRDDPMKLKETLNQRLKWLWDLDVQNQVERAREKMIEYLEISVTAKNSF, from the exons ATGACCAAACCAACAATAACGATCATCGGCGGCGGAATAGGCGGCCTTGCCCTTGCAGCCGGCCTCCACCTCCGCAAAATCCCAGTCCAAATCTACGAGGCAGCCCCGACGTTCAAAGAAATAGGTCTAGGACTCTCCCTCGGCCCAGCAGCCTACCGCGCAATGCCCCTAATCCACCCCTCTATCCAACATATCTATAACTCCCTCATAACAACGCACGCGGACAGCCCCGGCTACGAAGAATACCTCCAAACATGGTTTGAACTCGTCTGGGCAACGGGCGCACAAGAAGGAGACGTTCTAATGAACCTCAAAGCATTACCATCCGGCCAGACGGCGTTGCGAAGAGCGGATTTCTTACATGCGCTGGTTGAGTTGATCCCGGCGGACATGGTGCATTTCGGGAAGCGACTAAGCACGCTTGTTGAGAAAGATGAAGTCATAATGCTGGGGTTTGAGGATGGGGAGGTTGTGAATGCGGaggttgttgttggttgtGATGGTATTCGGTCGCGGGTTAAGGAGTGCATGATCCCTGTTGAATCGCTCAGCTCGAAACCCGTTTATAGTGGGATGTATGGGTATCGGGCTGTTTTGGAGATGGGGGATATGATTGAGGCGGTTGGGGAGAAGAGGGCTAGGGTTGCGACGGTTTATGTTGGACGGGGGGCTTATGCTATTTCGTATCCCATTATGCGGGCCCGGTTGGTTAATATCGGGATTTACATATTGAATGCTGAAGACTGGGAATATGAGTCATGGGTTAGGCCGGCCAGCAGCGAGGATATGGAACGGGATACGAGGGATATGGGGCGGTATGTGAAGGCTCTTGTTGAG CGTATTCCCGACTCATCTCAGTGGGCTATCTTTGAGCACCCGCATATCTCAACATACGCCCAGTCCAAGGTAGCGATCCTCGGCGATGCTGCACATGCTTCTACGCCGCATCAGGGTGCCGGCGCTGGCCAGGCTATTGAGGATGCACATGTTCTCGCAGAGTTACTGAGTGATTCCCGTGTTAGCTCTGTCGATGATGTTGTTGCAGCTTTCAAGGCATATGATGATATTCGTCGGCCGCGGAGCCAGAGGGTTGTTACTAGTAGTAAGGAGAATGCGGATATCTTTTGTCTGTGTTTTGATGGGGTTCGTGATGATCCGATGAAGCTGAAGGAGACGCTCAATCAACGGTTGAAGTGGCTTTGGGACTTGGATGTACAGAATCAAGTTGAGCGTGCGAGGGAGAAGATGATTGAATACTTGGAGATATCGGTTACGGCAAAGAATTCATTTTAG
- a CDS encoding Flavin-containing amine oxidasedehydrogenase, putative, producing the protein MAPKTRIAIIGAGAAGMSCASTLAKHPEFAVTLIDTAGYTGGQATSIHIDESTHGASWLNDGVQGGSQIFRHTFQFFRRYGYEPRPVKLQVAFGKGKDFWTNVFPSPLVDEHSSEIKKLSRVLSCIKYMMPILGIMPVKTILRLFRFSSDFSNKMVLPLLALFLGTGNQTPHVSSVLLERLFNDPQMKLWDYDPDTLLPNLPTMYTFPNLSNFYLDWTSDLREKGVEIRLNCHASIIERGKKGVVLQLQDHEDGYTKGDPSIEQFDDLVMCCPADEAKRILDHHATWREKYVLGGVKFYNDITITHSDSTYFQKIFETNYDAELSAKPSSEPRKEQIAFAEQDPVSQTDGWLGFRPMYFTRSYASDPGKIEMGFNCSHYQHQFRDHLGENKPPLPQYQHVFQTIFLNDQEKHLWTWNDIDPSKIISCKWWHQFGHRWQHYLRVVLGMMFINGTNRTLYAGSWTMVNMHEIACISGIAAAYQLGAAYDAFDDLAEDFFAKYLLIVTPHPKN; encoded by the exons ATGGCCCCAAAGACGAGAATCGCCATTATAGGCGCGGGTGCTGCTGGCATGTCATGCGCTTCAACTCTAGCAAAACATCCGGAATTTGCAGTCACTCTGATCGACACAGCGGGCTATACTGGTGGTCAAGCCACTTCTATTCACATCGATGAATCGACACATGGTGCCAGTTGGCTGAATGATGGCGTTCAAGGGGGTTCGCAGATTTTCCGGCATACATTTCAATTCTTTCGTCGCTATGGCTATGAGCCTCGGCCGGTGAAGCTTCAAGTGGCCTTTGGAAAGGGCAAAGACTTTTGGACCAATGTCTTTCCGAGCCCTCTGGTCGACGAACATTCATCGGAGATTAAGAAGCTTTCGCGAGTCCTATCTTGCATCAAATACATGATGCCCATTCTGGGAATCATGCCAGTCAAGACAATTCTACGACTATTTCGCTTTAGCAGTGACTTTAGCAATAAAATGGTCTTGCCTCTTCTAGCTTTGTTCCTGGGCACGGGGAACCAAACCCCTCATGTGTCGAGTGTTCTGCTGGAACGCCTCTTCAACGACCCCCAGATGAAGCTTTGGGATTATGATCCCGATACACTCTTGCCCAATCTCCCTACTATGTACACATTCCCAAACTTAAGCAACTTTTATCTTGACTGGACGTCGGATCTACGAGAGAAAGGGGTGGAAATCCGGCTTAATTGTCACGCGAGCATCATCGAGCGCGGAAAGAAAGGAGTCGTGCTACAACTGCAAGATCATGAGGATGGCTACACAAAAGGGGATCCATCGATCGAACAGTTCGACGACTTGGTTATGTGTTGCCCTGCAGATGAAGCGAAGAGGATCCTGGACCACCACGCTACCTGGCGTGAGAAATACGTTTTGGGCGGCGTCAAGTTCTACAACGACATCACCATCACCCACTCGGACTCAACATACTTCCAAAAAATCTTCGAGACGAACTATGACGCGGAGCTATCAGCGAAGCCCTCTTCGGAACCACGAAAGGAGCAAATCGCTTTTGCCGAGCAGGATCCCGTGAGCCAAACAGATGGCTGGCTGGGATTCCGCCCAATGTACTTCACACGCTCCTACGCATCTGACCCCGGAAAGATAGAGATGGGGTTTAACTGCAGCCATTACCAACACCAATTTCGTGATCATCTGGGCGAGAATAAACCGCCACTACCACAATACCAGCATGTGTTTCAGACTATCTTCTTG AACGACCAGGAAAAGCATCTCTGGACATGGAATGACATTGATCCATCAAAGATTATCTC TTGCAAATGGTGGCACCAGTTCGGTCATCGGTGGCAACACTATCTACGAGTTGTTTTGGGAATGATGTTTATCAATGGCACCAACCGAACATTATATGCTGGAAGTTGGACTATGGTG AATATGCACGAGATTGCATGCATCTCTGGCATTGCAGCCGCTTATCAACTTGGTGCGGCTTATGACGCATTCGATGACTTGGCTGAAGATTTCTTTGCCAAGTATTTGTTA ATAGTCACTCCACACCCGAAGAACTAA
- a CDS encoding Flavin-containing amine oxidasedehydrogenase, putative: MAAVQISDTLFEGMKDKVVFITGGSSGIGKATAELCLKYDAKVIIGDVNSLPPDLEISEKLKFIKLEVSSWENQRDAFLQIEEWFGRIDHVFANAGIGETADFFDNTLDENGHLTLPDLQTIKVDLLGVLFTVRLAAYYIQKHSAHRASGELGSIVVTASTASFQNFSAGYYTVAKHGVVGLIRGIGNPLAGKVRLNAVAPSWTATAMIPTAFIEGLGVAVQGPEMVAQNVVLLFSDQQRHQDIIFSWQGKYLEVNNADGGLLAAADGILGNAADQDWVMRKVTEKKTRPDLVSAALDGI; this comes from the exons ATGGCGGCCGTGCAAATTTCCGACACTCTCTTCGAGGGAATGAAGGACAAGGTAGTTTTTATCACTG GCGGCTCATCAGGCATCGGAAAAGCAACTGCGGAGTTATGTCTCAAGTACGACGCGAAAGTAATCATTGGCGACGTGAATTCACTACCGCCCGACCTCGAGATCTCAGAGAAGCTCAAGTTTATCAAACTAGAGGTTTCCTCGTGGGAGAACCAACGCGACGCATTTCTCCAGATTGAAGAATGGTTTGGTCGGATTGACCATGTCTTTGCCAATGCAGGCATCGGAGAAACGGCCGATTTCTTCGACAACACCCTCGACGAAAATGGTCATCTTACCCTTCCGGATCTGCAGACGATCAAGGTCGATCTTCTGGGTGTTCTCTTCACAGTTCGCCTAGCTGCCTATTACATCCAGAAGCACTCGGCACACCGTGCATCTGGTGAGTTGGGCAGTATTGTAGTCACTGCTTCTACGGCCTCGTTTCAGAACTTCAGTGCCGGATATTACACGGTCGCGAAACATGGCGTTGTAGGCCTCATCCGCGGAATCGGAAATCCACTTGCGGGGAAAGTTCGACTGAATGCAGTTGCGCCGTCCTGGACCGCAACTGCCATGATTCCTACGGCTTTTATCGAGGGGCTCGGTGTCGCTGTTCAGGGGCCAGAGATGGTGGCTCAGAATGTGGTGCTTCTCTTTAGCGACCAGCAACGGCATCAGGATATTATATTCAGCTGGCAGGGGAAGTATCTGGAGGTTAACAATGCCGACGGTGGATTGCTGGCGGCTGCGGATGGAATCCTTGGAAATGCAGCGGATCAGGACTGGGTGATGAGGAAAGtgacagaaaaaaaaacacggCCAGATCTAGTGTCAGCCGCTCTGGATGGTATCTGA